A stretch of Besnoitia besnoiti strain Bb-Ger1 chromosome V, whole genome shotgun sequence DNA encodes these proteins:
- a CDS encoding phosphoserine phosphatase (encoded by transcript BESB_062640) has protein sequence MAELSNGKSLPGAEPGLSSGSAKLPTKDPFAAESEQKPEPEAPHPDGDLRQCGAAVPSPRFDDGGRNRGDTLDSERSATSKRQDELPVCRRECCVEAAADLRVDVERAAGRGSLSSVLPPSQATDPAAERKTAAAWSEPIQSPPHEGQPRHPRCHLILYAQGSDRPGVSLQFARWLAAEGYDDEEPETQQGTDWGVQLVDVRQIKVGTMCCLYYHVKLNQHVAMEVLKACLFTAAQVHYELDYQLLPSHPKRSASSFGFSSFSRLPASPSGYLCYSPSPSAGSVRGPLAAEEEREEVEELRGQQLKDRSLSPLVPSLHAAPLRPFSTSSQASSPLAASRQRAGAPSEKASARDRPDASPPPSQAQPHAVRRDPGGSPAALSGKHIREAVHAAAAMAAEAAAGAAAAAAAAAEAAAAAERAGGDEIAEASAKAAIAAQAAAEAEAKAAAAEAAAAHAMEGTSEDESEPSRQRPCGAGSDAGAGGGRAEGEELEDEPEAFEDRRDRLILLGHPWRFASTSSSGSGSTCTQRSSTDSENSGRTEKRLPGADVAPKGGHASLGDVSPRAPRASQAAEGEAEVARSKAARDGDCRLERRQEGGGGRASPSGAAAASGSLDRSGNASGPESPAAPADARREEAGASPKREDDRPPPGGSWTGLGFPRWSNVVVLHVLQSRPVLAAALLSDLLAALLRAKATVQSMGLESVDLPSGGPGERVQSVEIKVKFPAVTLPLATKVLRDKPAIKALEDELKTICSRHEALMLLRWDDFALKRKCNSLVVFGLNEVLVEQDVIDAMLQCNDTQIDLEKFSQAILKEHGGVASKERVYMRKLTKLEGAHAVELITKVLPHLSITRGAFFLMFVLKKLGVRTALMTHSCQEVANCVGRLLGVDYVLSNHFEIRDGLLTGRVVGGSSSSEVATSHMLDPLRKMDWLQLLRDKERLERDALFVLANYETFDFLHGAAGFCCFFNARRNRDISKFLLLLGMKDRHLQEFHTQFVASSAAAALEAAYPLGLTALVQKHQVALMAQLLHPSLVPAARDSAAAEAANGRLLSPGPVLQSALEPPPQALCALKNSALPNAAASVEAEAQRTTPHHEAGDSAGYSDGALQAQARAGDATPRSGAGRGYSGDKEGLPRRGGGKLASESAAKTPRDDGTQQAPERAGGSPATTFACVKGLKNGSTPSFGASMSSSVSPPSSRAFVPSQAVAKAAHALSPTERLTKLPREGFEDRPQLRAVSSVCSIASSSGGGGASDRKTERAVVCVYGQVRSNDATPQLWRIIEALRPFEQTRSGGGNSGVCTPASVRGLSGDRSSCGIAAMQLVNLHHHICLGLTLSWTSSPSKSLLTTNRLTSSGSGRSDSFSSLPSAATAANVAAAAVATLTNGNLPSAGAGFASCASPFFPPFSSSALAVPTALSSAPSPLQHLSPVKEVLFVASCLGLKASFIPQLQPSSGRFLFPDPLAGLAGSPASSASASSAASSAAGMETGCRPREGDEGGQMAVGGDLAASGPDRSFYLVIMEEPSVSPQLLVHIFTMLYAHFINIEEIDRLSMNVAKAIRLRMTIGPSVDVQQLKKQMLSVCSDFGADVALQADDISRYCLRLVVFDMDSTLVCEEVIDELAREAGVMEEVAAITHAAMEGQLDFHASLIKRVSMLKGIKRSALDAVAARLTPTPGAAALCRILRHLGYRLAVISGGFTYFARKIKKLLGLHHAFANHLQIDPDTGTVTGEVEGPVVTAQRKVSLMRMLAEVEQVNVDQVIAVGDGSNDIPLLLHAGMGVAFCAKKRVKENSNYQLNQRNLFLLVHLLGISEKAALQLAQEEGVRVD, from the exons ATGGCTGAGCTCTCGAACGGAAAGTCGCTCCCAGGGGCGGAGCCGGGCCTGTCGTCGGGCTCCGCGAAGCTTCCCACGAAAGACCCGTTCGCGGCGGAAAGCGAACAGAAACCTGAacccgaggcgccgcatCCAGATGGAGACCTTCGGCAATGTGGTGCAGCCGTTCCGTCGCCGAGATTTGACGACGGAGGACGCAACCGCGGCGACACACTCGACTCAGAGAGGAGCGCTACATCGAAGAGGCAGGACGAGCTTCCTGTCTGCCGACGCGAATGCTgtgtggaggcggcagcagatCTGCGGGTCGACGTGGAACGCGCGGCCGGACGCGGCAGCCTGTCATCTGtcctgccgccttcgcaAGCCACCGACCCGGCCGCTGAGAGGAAGACAGCCGCGGCTTGGTCAGAGCCCATACAAAGTCCGCCGCACGAAGGCCAGCCGCGGCACCCTCGATGCCATTTGATTCTATACGCACAAGGCTCCGACAGACCAGGGGTGTCCTTGCAGTTTGCCAG AtggctcgccgcggagggatACGATGACGAAGAaccggagacgcagcaggggACTGACTGGGGCGTGCAGCTCGTCGACGTGCGCCAGATCAAAGTCGGCACCATGTGCTGTCTGTACTACCATGTCAAGCTGAACCAG CATGTGGCGATGGAGGTGCTGAAGGCGTGCCTGTTCACCGCTGCGCAAGTTCACTACGAGCTGGACTACCAGTTGCTTCCTTCGCATCCTAAGCGGTCTGCATCGTCGTTCGgtttttcgtctttttcgcggctgcccgcctctccgtctgGCTACCTGTGCTactctccctcgccgtctgcgggcTCGGTCCGCGGCCCcttggcggcggaggaagagcgcgaggaagtcgaggagctgcggggCCAGCAGCTTAAGGatcgttctctctctccgttgGTGCCGTCCTTGCATGCCGCCCCCCTGCGGCCCTTTTCGACTTCCAGCCAGGCGTCATCCCCCTTGGCTGCCTCCCGGCAGCgtgccggcgcgccgagcgaaaAGGCATCCGCGCGGGACCGCcccgacgcgtcgccgccgccgtcccaGGCGCAACCGCACGCTGTGCGGAGAGACCCCGGAGgctcccccgccgcgctgtcgGGCAAACACATTCGCGAGGCTGTgcatgcagccgctgcgatggcggcggaggcggcggctggggctgccgccgccgcggctgccgccgcagaagccgccgccgcggccgagcgTGCGGGCGGCGATGAGAtcgcggaggcctccgcgaaagccgcgatcgccgcgcaggccgccgcggaggcagaagccaaggctgcggcggctgaggcggctgctgcgcacgccaTGGAGGGGACTTCTGAGGATGAGAGCGAACCctcgcgccagcggccgtgcggcgccggcagcgacgccggcgcggggggaggcagggcggaaggcgaggagctgGAGGACGAGCCTGAGGCCTTCGAGGAcaggcgcgaccgcctcATTCTGCTAGGTCACCCCTGGAGATTCGCCAGCACCAgtagcagcggcagcggcagcacctgcacacagcgcagcagcaccgaCAGCGAAAACAGTGGCAGGACGGAGAAGCGACTGCCAGGCGCAGATGTGGCTCCAAAGGGCGGTCACGCGTCTCTCGGGGACGTCtcgccgagggcgccgcgtgcctcacaggctgcagagggagaggcagaggtcGCGCGAAgcaaggcggcgcgcgacggggaCTGTCGGCTTGAGAGACGCCaggagggcggaggagggcgcgcgagcccaagcggcgccgcggccgcttccGGGTCGCTTGACCGCAGCGGAAACGCCTCAGGGCCAGAGAGCCCGGCCGcccccgcggacgcgaggcgagaagaggcgggcgcgagcccgAAGCGAGAGGACGACAGACCCCCTCCAGGCGGCAGCTGGACAGGCCTCGGATTCCCCCGATGGAGCAACGTCGTCGTCCTGCATGTGCTTCAGAGCCGCCCGGTGCTTGCAGCCGCCCTGCTGTCTGACCTCCTGGCCGCGCTGCTGAGGGCGAAAGCCACAGTGCAGAG CATGGGCCTCGAGAGCGTCGACCTGCCGAGTGGCGGGCCTGGCGAGCGGGTGCAAAGCGTAGAAATCAAGGTCAAGTTTCCCGCGGTGACTCTTCCGCTGGCGACTAAAGTCCTCCGGGACAA ACCTGCGATCaaggcgctggaggacgaGCTCAAGACCATCTGCAGCAGGCATGAGGCCCTGATGCTTCTCAGATGGGATGACTTT GCTCTGAAGCGGAAGTGTAATTCGCTGGTGGTCTTTGGGCTGAACGAAGTTCTCGTGGAGCAGGACGTGATTGACGCGATGCTGCAGTGTAACGACACCCAGATCGACCTTGAGAAG TTCTCGCAGGCGATTCTGAAGGAACACGGCGGTGTCGCCAGCAAGGAGCGCGTCTACATGCGCAAGCTGACCAAGCTCGAGGGCGCCCACGCTGTTGAACTCATCACGAAG GTTCTTCCGCATTTGAGCATCACGCGCGGAGCTTTCTTTCTCATGTTTGTCCTAAAGAAGCTTGG CGTACGTACAGCGCTTATGACGCACAGCTGTCAAGAGGTCGCGAACTGCGTCGGACGTCTCCTTGGGGTCGACTACGTCCTCTCCAACCATTTCGAG ATTCGCGACGGCCTGCTCACggggcgcgtcgtcggcggaaGTTCCTCCAGCGAGGTGGCGACCAGCCACATGCTTGATCCGCTGAGGAAAATGGAttggctgcagctgctccgcGACAAAGAGCGCCTCGAACGCGAcgccctcttcgtcctcgccaaC TATGAGACGTTTGACTTTCTTCACGGCGCGGCCGGCTTCTGTTGCTTCTTCAACGCGAGACGCAATCGGGATATCTCCAAAttccttcttctgctcg GAATGAAAGATCGCCATCTGCAGGAGTTCCACACGCAGTtcgtcgcctcgtcggccgcggcggctctcgAGGCGGCGTATCCTCTGGGCCTCACGGCGCTCGTTCAGAAGCACCAGGTGGCCTTGATGGCGCAGCTCCTTCATCCGTCGCTggtgcctgcggcgcgcgacagcgctgcggcggaggccgcgaacgGCCGGCTGCTGTCCCCCGGTCCCGTTCTCCAGtcggcgctggagccgccTCCACAGGCGCTGTGCGCGCTGAAGAACTCCGCGTTGCCGaatgcggcggcgtctgtcgaggccgaggcgcagcggacgaCCCCCCACcacgaggcgggcgacagcgcagGATACTCCGACggtgcgctgcaggcgcaggctcGCGCGGGTGACGCGACGCCCAGGAGCGGGGCGGGGAGAGGCTACAGCGGCGATAAAGAAGGcttgccgcggcgggggggcggcaagctcgccagcgagagcgccgcgaaaacgccgcgcgacgacggaacccagcaggcgcctgagcgcgcaggcgggtCGCCAGCGACCACGTTTGCGTGCGTGAAGGGGCTGAAGAACGGCTCCACGCCCTCGTTCGGTGCCTCGATGTCGTCTTCAGTTTCGCCGCCATCTTCGCGGGCCTTCGTGCCTTCGCAGGCcgtcgcgaaggccgccCACGCGCTCAGCCCCACAGAGCGCCTCACCAAGCTACCGCGGGAGGGCTTCGAAGACcgaccgcagctgcgcgccgtctcgtCTGTGTGCTCAATTGCCAGCAgctctggcggcggcggcgcgagcgacagaaAAACCGAGAGAGCTGTCGTATGCGTCTACGGCCAGGTGCGGAGTAACGACGCCACACCGCAACTCTGGAG AATAATTGAGGCGCTTCGGCCGTTCGAGCAAACGCGGAGTGGAGGCGGGAACtcgggtgtatgtacaccggcGTCGGTGCGCGGCCTGAGCGGCGACAGGTCTTCCTGCGGCATTGCAGCGATGCAGCTCGTCAACCTGCATCACCACATTTGCCTCGGGCTGACGCTCTCCTGGACCAG TTCGCCTTCGAAGTCGCTTCTCACGACAAATCGCCTGACGAGCTcgggcagcggccgcagcgactccttttcttcgctgccCTCGGCAGCCACGGCTGCCAACgtggccgcggccgccgtggcgACGCTGACGAACGGGAATTTGCCTTCGGCCGGCGCGGGGTTCGCgtcgtgcgcctcgcccttctttCCGCCCTTCTCGAgttccgcgctcgcggtgccgactgcgctctcctccgcgccgtcgccactTCAGCACCTGTCGCCGGTCAAGGAGGTGCTGTTtgtcgcctcctgcctcgGACTGAAGGCCTCCTTCAttccgcagctgcagccgagCAGCGGACGCTTCCTTTTCCCCGACCctctcgcaggcctcgccggctcccccgcctcctctgcatccgcgtcctcggcggcctcgtctgcggcggggaTGGAGACCGGCTGCCGGCCTCgtgagggcgacgagggcggccAGATGGCTGTCGGGGGCGATttggcggcgagcggccccGACCGATCCTTTTACCTCGTCATCATGGAGGAGCCGTCGGTctcgccgcagctcctcgtccACATCTTCACCATGCTGTACGCGCACTTCATCAACATCGAAG AAATCGACCGGCTGTCGATGAATGTGGCGAAAGCGATCCGCCTGCGGATGACGATTGGGCCCTCCGTCGAcgtgcagcagctgaagaaaCAGATGCTCTCTGTCTGCTCCG ATTTCGGCGCGGACGTCGCCCTGCAGGCCGATGACATCTCTCGCTATTGCCTGCGCCTTGTGGTATTCGACATG GACTCCACGCTGGTGTGTGAAGAAGTGATTGACGAGCTCGCCAGAGAGGCTGGAGTCATGGAGGAGGTCGCGGCGATCACGCACGCGGCCATGGAGGGGCAATTGGACTTCCACGCGAGTCTGATAAAGCGCGTCAGCATGCTAAAGGGCATCAAGCG GTCTGCGCTGGACGCTGTGGCAGCACGTTTGACGCCGACccctggcgcggccgcgctctgcCGCATCTTGAGACATTTAGGGTATCGACTCGCGGTGATCAGCGGTGGCTTCACGTACTTTGCCAGAAAGATTAAGAAGCTCCTCGGGTTGCACCACGCCTTCGCAAATCACCTCCAGATCGACCCCGACACTG GAACCGTGACCGGCGAAGTGGAGGGCCCCGTTGTCACCGCCCAGAGGAAGGTCTCCCTCATGCGCATGCTTGCAGAGGTTGAGCAAGTCAACGTCGACCAAGTCatcgccgtcggcgacggcTCCAACGATATTCCCCTGCTTCTTCATGCAG GCATGGGTGTGGCATTTTGCGCCAAAAAACGCGTTAAGGAGAACTCCAACTACCAGCTCAACCAGCGAaacctcttcctcctcgttcaTCTTCTCGGCATCAGTGAAAAG gccgcgctgcagctggcgcaggaggaaggcgTCCGCGTGGACTAG
- a CDS encoding phosphoglycerate mutase (encoded by transcript BESB_062650) has translation MSLVFRGEWLLLLNLRRTRAAPVSFPEAMAAPLPASCGASFFLLAPLRPCAAGSSPRLFLPGGRKASACLPNGVKQTPRSLAHLSVRARGSRVYPLVRSRPGVEAKELPETARLQRGEACRDEGWLWAACASAQGGPLAIAAGLRVCGVPPQRPNALTAVAPPSSSARGASLRAGAPSALLAVSCRGAFQQSSPARAFAARAFSAVASRQPSEAEAAQPSAAAKSERNANPAHGQRTGQSAPKEGSFPKRLSEEPAGPLREHARQEGPGDGSAPPPPRRSMPLLLASLMALSGVAIGLVVYDAILAENALLYGAWKFDWDAAWLQEAARREAQLAAQGIQTHPPAAVKAAEAGAHLRPPTRQIILVRHGQYANVASANDDEQGLTERGKAQAAITGRRLKELLKDQHVVAIWHSNMKRARETAEIIHKEAFEDTPLLQDPVLAEGVPAEPVPPSRTFKPSAEEVMVDSARIEQAFRRYFYRALPPPPPSNSAAGPSCPPSEAEKPSGPTPESSCGNDSYIILVCHGNVIRYMLMRALQLPGCAWLRWATYNAGISWISIDSKGYVSCREFGDVGHLQADMITYH, from the exons ATGAGTTTGGTTTTCCGCGGTGAGTGGCTGCTGCTCCTGAACCTTCGTCGGACCCGAGCCGCGCCTGTTTCGTTCCCCGAAGCCATGGCGGCGCCTTTACCTGCCTCCTGCGGTGcctccttttttcttctggCCCCCCTCCGTCCATGTGCAGCTGGCTCGTCCCCGCGTCTCTTCCTCCCTGGAGGGAGGAAGGCAAGCGCGTGCCTTCCAAACGGAGTCAAACAGACTCCCCGCAGTCTTGCCCACCTCAGCGTTCGAGCCCGCGGGTCGCGGGTGTATCCCCTCGTCCGCAGTCGGCCTGGTGTGGAGGCCAAAGAGCTtccggagacggcgcggctccagcgcggTGAGGCGTGTCGCGACGAGGGCTGGTTGTGggcagcctgcgcctccgcccagGGCGGGCCTCTCGCGATCGCTGCGGGTCTGCGGGTCTGCGGCGTCCCTCCGCAAAGGCCGAACGCCCTGACGgccgtggcgccgccgtcgtcttccgctcgcggtgcgtcgcttcgcgctggagcgccctccgctctcttGGCAGTTTCCTGTCGCGGCGCGTTTCAGCAGTCgtcccccgcgcgcgccttcgcggctcgtgcgttctccgcggtcgcgagTCGGCAGCCGTCtgaagcggaggcagcccagccgtccgccgctgccAAGTCGGAGCGCAACGCGAATCCCGCCCACGGCCAGCGAACAGGGCAGTCTGCCCCGAAGGAAGGGTCGTTTCCCAAGCGCCTCAGCGAGGAGCCCGCTGGGCCCCTGCGCGAGCACGCGCGCCAAGAAGGCCCCGGCGacggctccgcgccgcctccgccgaggcgcagcatGCCCCTTCTGCTCGCCAGTCTGATGGCACTGTCGGGCGTTGCCATCGG GCTCGTGGTCTACGACGCGATTCTGGCGGAGAACGCGCTGCTGTATGGCGCCTGGAAGTTCGACTGGGACGCCGCGTGGCTCCAAGAagccgccaggcgcgaggcgcagctggccGCGCAAGGCATACAAACTCacccgcccgcggccgtcAAGGCTGCCGAGGCGGGTGCGCACCTACGCCCTCCCACGCGCCAGATTATCCTCGTTCGTCACG GTCAATACGCAAATGTCGCCTCAGCGAACGACGACGAGCAGGGCCTCACGGAGCGCGGCAAGGCGCAAGCCGCCATCACCGGTCGCAGGCTGAAGGAGCTGCTCAAG GACCAACACGTTGTGGCCATTTGGCACAGCAACAtgaagcgcgcgagagagacagctgAAATCATTCACAAAGAAGCTTTCGAAGACACCCCCCTCCTCCAGGACCCCGTTCTAGCTGAGGGAGTGCCTGCGGAACCCGTTCCCCCGTCGCGAACTTTCAAGCCAAGCGCAGAAGAGGTCATGGT CGACAGTGCGCGCATTGAGCAGGCTTTCCGTCGTTACTTTTATCGTGCGCTGCCGCCACCCCCTCCATCTAACTCAGCGGCAGGTCCTTCATGTCCGCCCTCTGAGGCAGAGAAGCCTTCCGGTCCCACTCCAGAGAGCAGTTGCGGAAATGACTCGTACATTATCCTTGTCTGCCACGGAAACGTGATTCGATATATGTTGATGCGGGCTTTGCAGCTGCCTGGGTGTGCGTGGCTGCGCTGGGCGACGTACAACGCAGGCATCAGCTGGATCAGCATAGATTCGAAAGGGTATGTCTCTTGCAGAGAATTTGGCGACGTAGGACACCTACAGGCGGATATGATAACTTACCACTAG
- a CDS encoding mbp-1 interacting protein-2a family protein (encoded by transcript BESB_062660): MSTTSSIFVLVIVGKGDTPLYEADLSSPGKREDSPHYDQFIIHQALDAVDECVWQTQSMYLKNCDSFRDFLVSAYCTAGHVKFLLLHKNRGSNEGIKNFFSDLHELFLRILINPLYEVNGLITSQSFDQHVRAAAKKHLH; the protein is encoded by the coding sequence ATGTCAACGACCTCCAGTATTTTCGTGTTGGTTATTGTGGGGAAAGGGGATACTCCTCTTTACGAGGCTGATCTGTCTTCTCCCGGAAAGCGTGAGGATTCACCGCATTACGATCAGTTTATTATTCACCAAGCACTAGATGCCGTCGATGAGTGCGTTTGGCAGACCCAGTCGATGTACCTCAAGAACTGCGACAGCTTTCGCGACTTTCTTGTTTCAGCGTACTGCACAGCAGGACATGTGAaatttcttcttctccacAAGAACCGTGGGAGCAATGAAGGGATCAAGAATTTCTTCTCCGATTTGCACGAGCTGTTCCTTCGGATCCTTATCAATCCTTTGTACGAAGTCAACGGTCTCATTACTAGCCAGAGCTTCGATCAGCACGTAAGAGCAGCGGCAAAGAAACATTTGCACTGA
- a CDS encoding hypothetical protein (encoded by transcript BESB_062670), which yields MVAQEEQEALEEVKKAEEEAEDAQNQLTGQTEQKRRQRPEENQNHAEGSLKTDEAANDTSAPPEVGVRIEPPKIEVTHETAASPSGVGLKVRPPTIDIAPRTAASIATNTPSELGPWSSRSRLSSTLQPLQRGRRDPELYRGLLTLSIDANGGNSATLIIGRTAEQNERVSLVVAGPTDLWFHVRDFPGAHVVLRGEGNSWKPTKEQIQLAADCACYFSKCRGSGTETAVTFTLAKNVSKAKGTPVGTVAVTSPQTMMGRSNAVKEFVENLMQERRESNTKKKLRIKANPALPS from the exons ATGGTTGCACAAGAAGAACAAGAAGCGCTGGAAGAGGTCAagaaggcagaagaagaagcggaagacgcgcagaatCAGCTCACAGGACAAACcgagcagaagaggaggcagcgtcCTGAAGAAAACCAGAACCACGCAGAGGGGAGTCTCAAAACGGATGAAGCGGCAAACGATACCAGCGCACCGCCCGAGGTTGGCGTTCGGATAGAGCCGCCCAAAATAGAGGTCACTCATGAGACGgcagcgtctccttctgGTGTTGGACTCAAGGTGCGACCGCCTACCATTGACATCGCGCCGCGGACTGCAGCATCGATTGCAACCAACACGCCATCGGAG CTAGGTCCCTGGTCGTCAAGATCACGCCTTTCGTCGACTCTTCAACCGCTTCAacgagggcgcagagaccCGGAATTGTATCGGGGGCTGTTGACGCTGAGTATTGATGCAAACGGCGGAAACTCTGCGACCCTGATTATCGGACGGACAGCAGAGCAG AATGAGCGGGTCAGCCTGGTTGTAGCAGGGCCTACAGATCTCTGGTTTCACGTGAGGGATTTCCCCGGTGCTCATGTAgttctgcgcggcgaaggaaacTCGTGGAAGCCGACGAAAGAACAGATCCAATTAGCAGCAGATTGCGCATGCTATTTCTCCAAATGCCGAGGAAGTGGCACCGAAACAGCAGTCACGTTCACTTTGGCCAAAAATGTGTCCAAAGCCAAAGGAACGCCGGTTGGCACGGTCGCGGTGACGTCACCCCAGACGATGATGGGACG GTCAAATGCCGTCAAAGAATTCGTGGAGAATCTTATGCAAGAAAGACGCGAGTCCAACACAAAAAAGAAGCTCCGCATTAAAGCGAATCCGGCCTTGCCTTCATGA
- a CDS encoding hypothetical protein (encoded by transcript BESB_062680): MTFWLSALSVHHLVVLALCFGSDISKNVEESAETVWREGRTFGGEDTGMWTEVRERPSGEYFAASHPHWLSVEGATKTSIADLIDEPTTYEPDRTVRPYQKVSLPPRRSCPKGTYDAIVGACVWLDRQDKVLPRYVCPPGSVLNGDFCYGRIVADYELDCPKNFLPNEDEVCVKVVVYTPPQVVCPEGFAVVRATPESNAKLCKRVKYVAPIKRAIETTEKLALLDCSGTEKKCPLPAKPVADREWVLECPDGGKLVRSKTDRKRKACKIDVLVPPLPSKNCAKGFRPLQLVNFGIGCVKLAVQDVALVCPGPKPKLGPGFGDWNVPRYKYDPVDKCVAYRAKATEGQCPFGYEFQEDTCYRKYFLPHYLDCNHLEGYAFFWDAKQNRGICAYEFDLFKWSSGVSYITQRERWDGGRIYLLSNPYAVKRAYENSAAVAAAFRPPPPSAPTLEQIPEKKSP; this comes from the exons ATGACCTTTTGGTTGTCGGCTCTTTCTGTACATCACCTCGTGGTCTTGGCCCTATGCTTCGGCTCAGATATATCTAAAAATGTCGAAGAGTCGGCAGAGACCGTatggcgagaaggaagaacaTTTGGTGGGGAGGATACCGGCATGTGGACTGAGGTTCGAGAACGGCCTTCTGGAGAATATTTTGCTGCCAGTCATCCACACTGGCTATCGGTGGAAGGAGCAACGAAGACCTCTATTGCAGACTTGATAGACGAGCCCACGACTTACGAACCGGATCGCACAGTAAGACCTTACCAGAAGGTCAgcctcccgccgcggcgaagttGTCCAAAGGGAACGTACGATGCAATAGTcggtgcgtgtgtgtggttAGACAGGCAGGATAAGGTTCTACCGCGCTACGTATGCCCGCCCGGTTCGGTGCTGAACGGTGATTTTTGTTACGGGCGGATTGTGGCTGATTACGAGCTAGACTGTCCCAAAAACTTCTTGCCTAACGAGGACGAAGTCTGTGTGAAAGTGGTAGTATATACCCCCCCTCAGGTTGTCTGTCCAGAAGGGTTTGCCGTCGTCAGGGCAACTCCAGAAAGTAATGCGAAACTGTGCAAGCGCGTCAAGTACGTCGCCCCCATCAAGCGGGCCATAGAAACTACGGAGAAACTAGCACTGCTTGATTGCAGCGGCACGGAGAAGAAGTGTCCGCTGCCTGCGAAGCCCGTGGCAGACCGCGAGTGGGTGCTGGAGTGCCCAGACGGCGGGAAATTGGTTAGATCTAAAACTGACAGGAAACGGAAGGCTTGCAAGATCGACGTTTTGGTTCCTCCGTTACCATCAAAGAACTGTGCAAAA GGTTTCAGGCCTTTACAGCTCGTCAATTTTGGTATCGGCTGCGTTAAACTCGCGGTGCAGGACGTCGCGCTGGTGTGTCCAGGGCCGAAGCCGAAGCTTGGACCAGGGTTTGGAGACTGGAATGTACCACGCTACAAATACGATCCCGTAGACAAGTGTGTCGCCTATCGAGCCAAAGCCACTGAGGGGCAGTGCCCTTTCGGATACGAGTTCCAAGAAGACACGTGCTACAGGAAATACTTTTTGCCTCACTACTTGGACTGTAATCATCTCGAAGGATATGCTTTTTTCTGGGATGCAAAGCAGAACCGTGGCATCTGCGCGTACGAGTTCGACCTCTTCAAGTGGAGTTCTGGAGTTAGCTACATTACTCAAAGAGAGCGCTGGGACGGGGGAAGGATCTATTTACTGTCGAACCCGTACGCTGTGAAAAGAGCGTACGAAAACTCAGCCGCCGTTGCTGCTGCGttccgtcctccgcctccttctgcgccgaCACTGGAACAAATTCCAGAGAAGAAGTCTCCATAG
- a CDS encoding phosphohistidine phosphatase (encoded by transcript BESB_062690), with protein MPSLVSGRHRTSAELQAALKVVNDQLADANDVERPALELVAQKLTEELVEVECELAQQKGSASQAECRQEDSSKQAWEQQQQETATSVPQPPTDARRQSAATGSEEDVNTFLSNLPKVRIEDGVQKYVLIKVDPERGGKQSLKTTLYLVRGNPQAEYHYQCALDTMKELESWGIEAEVQGGGRIECRMSDRQIEIYGHSYQYGRADHSITAQLMKQFFGNDYQVSWGDYGY; from the exons ATGCCGTCCCTCGTGTCTGGGCGCCATCGGACATCTgcagagctgcaggcggcccTCAAAGTTGTCAATGATCAACTGGCCGATGCGAATGATGTGGAGCGCCCTGCCCTGGAGCTGGTTGCTCAAAAGCTGACAGAAGAACTGGTCGAAGTTGAATGCGAGCTTGCTCAGCAGAAAGGCTCAGCAAGTCAAGCTGAGTGTCGTCAAGAGGACAGCAGCAAGCAGGCATGGGAGCAACAACAGCAGGAAACAGCAACATCTGTTCCTCAGCCACCGACTGACGCCCGGCGTCAGTCTGCTGCCACCGGGAGTGAAGAGGATGTAAATACTTTCTTATCAAATTTGCCTAAGGTTCGCATCGAAGACGGGGTCCAGAAGTATGTGCTCATTAAAGTAGATCCAGAACGTGGCGGAAAACAAAGTCTCAAGACAACGCTCTACCTTGTCAGGGGCAACCCACAGGCCGAGTACCATTACCAGTGTGCCCTGGACACGATGAAGGAGCTCGAAAGCTGGGGAATAGAAGCGG AGGTGCAAGGCGGTGGGCGTATCGAGTGCCGCATGAGCGATCGGCAGATCGAGATCTACGGTCATTCCTACCAATACGGAAGAGCGGATCACTCCATCACGGCGCAGCTGATGAAACAATTCTTTGGCAACGACTACCAGGTATCATGGGGAGACTATGGCTACTGA